One genomic region from bacterium encodes:
- a CDS encoding DUF2924 domain-containing protein, with protein MTKKKNTTELKTSKSTDGKTWVMPEAKPKAAKKGSGKKAQTATMTPVEKKTGKRTPALASLEVAPKELVVTYKGVEHKATVNEDGTITINGKAFNSPSRAGKEITGREVDGWSFWSYKKEDGTFEKINALREESK; from the coding sequence ATGACGAAGAAAAAGAACACCACGGAACTGAAGACCAGCAAGAGCACAGATGGGAAGACCTGGGTGATGCCGGAGGCAAAACCGAAGGCGGCGAAGAAGGGCTCCGGCAAGAAGGCGCAAACCGCAACGATGACGCCGGTAGAGAAGAAGACCGGGAAGCGCACCCCCGCACTGGCCTCCCTCGAGGTGGCCCCCAAGGAGCTGGTGGTCACGTACAAGGGGGTCGAGCACAAGGCGACGGTCAATGAGGACGGGACGATCACGATCAACGGCAAGGCCTTCAACAGCCCTTCCCGAGCCGGGAAGGAGATCACCGGCCGCGAGGTCGATGGGTGGTCATTCTGGTCCTACAAGAAGGAGGACGGCACGTTCGAGAAGATCAACGCGCTGCGGGAAGAGAGCAAATAG